A region of Thermococcus argininiproducens DNA encodes the following proteins:
- the ndk gene encoding nucleoside-diphosphate kinase produces the protein MNKVERTLVIIKPDAVVRGLIGEIISRFEKRGLKIIGMKMIHIDRELAEKHYEEHKGKPFFRPLIDYITKAPSIVMVVEGRYAISVIRKMCGATDPKDAEPGTIRGDYGLDVGDAIYNVIHASDSEETAKREIALYFKDEELFEYCKAAEWFYHSHWDKEKGEYLDSTDCLNL, from the coding sequence ATGAACAAAGTGGAGAGAACACTAGTAATCATAAAGCCTGATGCTGTTGTTAGAGGTCTTATAGGTGAAATTATCAGTAGATTTGAGAAGCGAGGTCTTAAAATAATTGGGATGAAGATGATACACATTGATAGGGAATTGGCCGAAAAGCACTATGAGGAGCATAAGGGGAAGCCATTCTTTAGACCACTAATAGACTATATAACAAAGGCTCCAAGTATTGTGATGGTCGTAGAAGGAAGATATGCAATTAGCGTGATAAGAAAGATGTGCGGTGCAACAGATCCAAAAGATGCAGAACCAGGAACGATTAGAGGTGATTATGGTCTTGATGTAGGGGATGCAATATACAATGTTATCCATGCCTCTGATAGCGAAGAAACCGCCAAGAGAGAAATAGCACTCTATTTCAAGGACGAAGAGCTTTTTGAGTATTGCAAAGCTGCAGAGTGGTTCTATCACTCTCACTGGGACAAAGAAAAAGGTGAGTATTTAGACTCAACAGATTGTCTGAATCTTTGA
- a CDS encoding C69 family dipeptidase, whose protein sequence is MCDILVATPRVTKDNIMLFAKNSDRDPNEAQILEYIPRQKHENETIKLTYLEFPQVRETYAVILSRPWWIWGAEMGVNEFGLAIGNTAVFTKERLPEKGILGMDMIRLALERTKTSKEALNFIIGIIENYGQGGSGSYEHKMVYSNSFIIADPKEAWVLETAGKNWVAKRIEDVYSISNALTIEDEWDLASDSVEKLSKKSSFNFARYFSDRFYTHFAYGRERRAFTYQKLKERKGEITLECMMEILRSHSVEPYSPEKGSMRDICMHYGGLTRPSQTASSQISELREDLSIHWFTGASNPCLSIFKPVFFEGGLPDLGEVPNNKYNPKNYWWRMERFHRIFQTNYRAYISEFATERDGLQRTIIEKAKQLEGSTLEELTKWAFEEETKLVERWEKRITPGKFPFFYGMRWKKVNRKAGLKQGF, encoded by the coding sequence ATGTGTGACATTCTTGTTGCAACTCCTAGAGTAACTAAAGACAATATAATGTTGTTTGCCAAGAACAGTGATAGAGATCCTAATGAAGCTCAGATCTTGGAGTATATTCCGAGACAAAAGCATGAGAATGAGACAATAAAACTAACTTATCTTGAGTTTCCTCAGGTTAGGGAGACCTATGCAGTGATTCTTTCTCGACCTTGGTGGATTTGGGGAGCTGAAATGGGAGTGAATGAATTTGGCCTGGCAATTGGTAATACTGCAGTTTTTACAAAAGAGAGACTCCCAGAAAAGGGGATCTTGGGAATGGATATGATAAGACTTGCACTTGAGAGAACAAAAACATCTAAAGAAGCTCTTAATTTTATAATTGGGATAATTGAGAATTATGGCCAAGGAGGAAGTGGGAGTTACGAACACAAGATGGTATACAGCAACTCTTTTATAATTGCAGATCCGAAAGAAGCTTGGGTTCTTGAAACTGCTGGCAAAAATTGGGTTGCAAAGAGAATTGAGGATGTTTACTCTATTTCAAATGCCCTAACGATTGAAGACGAGTGGGATCTAGCATCTGACAGCGTTGAAAAACTCTCAAAAAAGAGTAGCTTCAACTTTGCCCGCTATTTTTCCGATAGGTTCTATACCCATTTTGCCTACGGAAGGGAGAGGAGAGCTTTCACATATCAAAAACTCAAGGAAAGAAAGGGAGAAATAACACTTGAATGTATGATGGAAATTTTGAGATCACACAGTGTTGAGCCATACTCTCCAGAAAAGGGCTCTATGAGAGATATATGCATGCATTATGGGGGTCTAACACGGCCCTCCCAGACTGCATCATCCCAGATTTCAGAGCTTAGGGAGGATTTGAGCATTCACTGGTTTACAGGAGCGTCTAATCCATGTTTAAGTATATTCAAGCCAGTCTTCTTTGAAGGAGGACTTCCAGATTTGGGAGAGGTTCCTAATAATAAGTATAATCCCAAAAATTACTGGTGGCGCATGGAGAGATTTCATAGAATATTCCAGACCAATTATCGGGCTTATATAAGTGAATTTGCTACGGAGAGGGATGGGTTGCAGAGAACAATAATAGAAAAGGCGAAGCAACTTGAAGGAAGTACTTTAGAAGAATTAACAAAATGGGCATTTGAAGAAGAGACAAAGCTTGTAGAAAGATGGGAAAAACGGATCACACCAGGCAAGTTTCCTTTCTTTTATGGGATGAGGTGGAAAAAAGTTAACAGGAAAGCGGGTCTAAAGCAAGGTTTTTAA
- a CDS encoding COG2426 family protein encodes MNNLIEIFLLSLIPTFEGRYAIVYGIGRGYSILGTLIMASLGILVLSLVLPIALPFIDWVMLKLEATSLRKFAELYLGYVGRVRRKAHPYVERWGFLGLVIFVAIPLPGTGVWTGSLAAYLFGIEKREAIPALIIGGLLSILITLIPSLGAVKIF; translated from the coding sequence GTGAACAATTTAATTGAGATATTTTTGCTCTCTTTGATACCAACATTTGAGGGAAGATATGCAATAGTTTATGGCATTGGTAGGGGCTATTCTATTCTTGGCACTTTGATAATGGCCTCTCTTGGGATTTTAGTTCTTTCTCTTGTACTCCCCATTGCGCTTCCTTTTATAGATTGGGTTATGCTTAAGCTTGAGGCCACCTCTTTGAGGAAATTTGCAGAGCTCTATTTGGGGTATGTAGGGCGAGTAAGGAGAAAAGCCCATCCCTATGTGGAGAGATGGGGGTTTTTAGGCCTTGTAATATTTGTAGCGATCCCGCTTCCTGGAACAGGAGTATGGACGGGAAGCCTAGCGGCATATCTGTTTGGAATAGAAAAAAGAGAAGCAATACCTGCTTTGATCATTGGTGGGCTTTTGAGCATCTTAATAACACTGATTCCAAGCTTAGGAGCAGTAAAAATATTTTAA
- a CDS encoding TldD/PmbA family protein, translating into MFEVNELILKRAKELGFGDVVVLSYEQSRRQVRFANNEITVAKNWHTQKVELFVEYQKRLASTTLTALDEATIDKALQTLLKSVKNLAPKEDYYGIAEGPFKYKDIPGTFDKAIVELDEPNEYVEVAINAALEEGAKRVAGVLYTDYNKLYLSTSNGIEAFDEGTGIEISVRAFIGDEESGHGTNSVRILKKFDPESAGRKAGEIAKLATNPIQGEAGTFDVIFDPLAFANLLSYMSFMTSAFAVEAGFSFLVGKLGQKVANEKVSIKDVGDMPNAYGTRKFDDEGVPTKETNIIENGILKTYLLNTSFARKYKTETTANAGLLMPQAWNIYLEPGDYSKDEIFGEVKHGIYITNVWYTRFQNYVTGDFSTIPRDGAFLIENGEITKPIRNIRVSDNFQHILESITALGKDLYHVHWWEVATPVFTPYVLVKNVGITKATK; encoded by the coding sequence ATGTTCGAAGTTAACGAATTAATCTTAAAAAGAGCAAAAGAACTCGGATTTGGAGATGTAGTGGTTTTATCATATGAGCAAAGCAGAAGACAGGTGAGATTTGCCAACAATGAAATCACAGTTGCAAAGAACTGGCATACTCAAAAGGTTGAACTCTTCGTCGAGTATCAAAAAAGATTGGCATCCACCACTTTAACTGCTTTAGATGAGGCCACGATAGATAAAGCTCTCCAGACCCTTCTGAAGAGTGTTAAAAATCTGGCACCTAAAGAGGACTACTATGGTATAGCAGAGGGCCCATTTAAGTATAAAGACATCCCTGGAACTTTTGATAAAGCTATAGTTGAACTAGATGAACCAAATGAGTATGTAGAGGTTGCCATTAATGCTGCCCTTGAAGAGGGTGCCAAAAGGGTTGCAGGAGTACTTTACACTGACTACAACAAACTCTATCTGAGCACCAGTAATGGAATAGAGGCATTTGACGAAGGAACCGGGATAGAGATAAGTGTTAGGGCATTCATAGGCGATGAAGAAAGCGGGCATGGGACAAACTCTGTAAGAATTCTCAAGAAGTTTGACCCAGAAAGTGCTGGAAGAAAAGCAGGAGAAATAGCCAAACTTGCTACCAATCCAATACAAGGCGAAGCAGGAACTTTTGACGTTATTTTTGACCCATTGGCCTTTGCTAACCTTCTCAGCTATATGAGCTTCATGACCTCTGCATTTGCCGTCGAAGCTGGTTTTAGCTTCTTAGTGGGCAAGTTGGGGCAAAAAGTTGCAAATGAGAAAGTCAGTATCAAGGATGTCGGAGACATGCCAAATGCTTACGGAACAAGAAAATTCGATGATGAGGGAGTTCCCACAAAAGAAACAAATATAATCGAGAATGGGATCCTAAAAACGTATCTCCTAAATACAAGCTTTGCAAGAAAGTACAAGACTGAGACTACAGCAAATGCTGGTTTACTAATGCCCCAAGCATGGAATATTTATCTTGAACCAGGAGACTACTCAAAAGATGAAATATTTGGCGAAGTTAAGCACGGTATCTACATTACTAATGTGTGGTACACAAGATTCCAGAACTATGTTACAGGTGATTTCTCTACGATACCAAGAGATGGAGCATTTTTAATCGAGAATGGAGAGATAACTAAGCCCATAAGAAACATAAGAGTAAGCGATAACTTCCAGCACATATTGGAGAGCATTACAGCATTAGGAAAAGATCTCTATCATGTCCACTGGTGGGAAGTTGCTACTCCCGTGTTTACACCCTATGTTCTCGTGAAAAACGTGGGAATAACGAAGGCAACAAAATAG
- a CDS encoding TldD/PmbA family protein: MHELVEFAVEKAQELGASYAEARFEEKDGTELVMKNGNPEGLGILAEKGMGIRVIVNGGMGFASTNVLTKESVLEAVKKAVKLAKAAAKLRNKPIQFSDEDFHQVFYEVKMKKDFRDISAEEKMEYLKLIEEKVRETGINVPMRFLRYGDFMWHKIFMNNEGAFVESLIPRVSVMYNLVVFEEGQMEQAPFVQRAFSGGLELIEKDQPWEWAVKDVKALQNLIKEGQKPPEGKVDVVISPEVAGIAVHESVGHPYELDRIMGREAAQAGESFVKPTMLGERIGSDVVTVIEDPTVPNSWGFYLYDDEGVKARPRYLIKNGIINEFLMNREYAAYLGMKSNASARAINYNREPIVRMANTYLAPGDYTFEELIEDIKLGVYMVSFNEWNIDDRRFQQRYIGREAYLIENGEIKHPVRKPILEITTKGLWSSVDAVGKDVEFYPGTCGKGEPGQGVPVWMGGPHARLREVVLRR, translated from the coding sequence ATGCATGAGCTCGTTGAATTTGCGGTTGAGAAAGCACAAGAACTTGGAGCCTCTTATGCCGAGGCAAGGTTTGAAGAAAAAGATGGAACAGAACTGGTCATGAAGAATGGAAATCCTGAAGGTCTAGGTATTCTAGCTGAGAAAGGAATGGGAATAAGAGTCATAGTTAATGGAGGCATGGGATTTGCCTCTACAAATGTTCTGACAAAAGAAAGTGTTCTTGAGGCTGTAAAAAAAGCTGTGAAGCTAGCAAAGGCTGCAGCAAAATTAAGGAACAAACCCATCCAATTCAGCGATGAAGATTTCCACCAAGTTTTTTATGAGGTTAAGATGAAAAAAGACTTTAGAGACATTAGTGCAGAAGAGAAAATGGAGTATTTAAAGCTCATCGAAGAAAAAGTAAGAGAAACCGGAATTAACGTCCCAATGCGGTTTCTGAGATATGGAGATTTCATGTGGCACAAGATCTTCATGAACAATGAAGGTGCATTTGTTGAGAGTCTCATCCCACGAGTCTCAGTCATGTATAACTTGGTTGTCTTTGAAGAAGGACAGATGGAACAAGCTCCTTTCGTTCAAAGGGCCTTTTCTGGTGGACTTGAACTAATCGAGAAAGACCAACCATGGGAATGGGCCGTGAAAGACGTCAAAGCCCTGCAAAACCTCATAAAAGAAGGTCAAAAACCACCTGAAGGAAAAGTTGATGTTGTGATAAGCCCAGAGGTAGCGGGAATAGCTGTTCACGAAAGTGTTGGCCATCCCTATGAACTGGACAGAATAATGGGAAGAGAGGCTGCTCAAGCGGGAGAAAGTTTCGTAAAGCCCACAATGCTTGGGGAGAGAATTGGAAGTGATGTCGTGACAGTTATAGAAGATCCAACAGTTCCAAACAGTTGGGGATTCTATCTCTACGATGATGAAGGTGTTAAAGCAAGGCCTAGATATCTCATTAAAAATGGGATAATAAATGAGTTCTTAATGAACAGAGAGTATGCTGCGTACCTTGGAATGAAGTCAAACGCATCAGCCAGGGCAATAAACTACAACCGTGAGCCTATAGTAAGAATGGCAAACACCTATCTTGCGCCAGGGGATTACACCTTCGAAGAGCTGATCGAAGATATAAAGCTAGGCGTTTACATGGTAAGCTTTAACGAATGGAACATAGATGATAGAAGATTCCAACAAAGGTACATAGGAAGAGAGGCATACTTAATCGAGAACGGAGAAATAAAGCACCCTGTAAGAAAGCCAATTCTTGAAATAACAACTAAAGGGCTCTGGAGCAGCGTTGATGCTGTTGGAAAAGACGTCGAATTCTATCCAGGCACCTGTGGAAAAGGTGAACCGGGACAGGGGGTACCAGTGTGGATGGGAGGACCACATGCGAGACTTAGGGAGGTAGTGCTGAGGAGGTGA
- a CDS encoding DUF4350 domain-containing protein, which translates to MGKRALFLVAILFLSLLPVVPVNAATPYVPIHDIQYTTDPSGDSPYKSQTIITRGVVTGVGSKGFFIQNGSGPWSGIYIYLGSSPSVNLGDLVEVKGYVKEYYGLTEISVNTNYGDYVNKIGTASIPDPVILQTGEVSQEQWESVLIKVENVEVTDPSLGYGEWEVNDGSGALRIDDLMYQYNPTMGQKLEYIIGVLYYSYGNFKLEPRSATDIKEYVPLIKVYSLETPTYVIKGESVTIKAVLKNDGGFDENITFRLSIDASIVLNETIKITKNGQEIIMYNWTPERFGSHIIKAEIVGYDTKYAIVKVVENPKTIMDRLTTFYDTRYALYYKPTFDKKYAQYLEILSELKGYGVNLGPIEDKIEAISTNVETIEKHYLEYLELKSTYFRPPYSLPLLVHIRSAVLLTKETSEMVDEILPFLNTTLNEVRELPENQTHITIKVVRVLVDSSHGQYYNDQRLQTLITKMETELGWLVDVNHEPITPEILSKYNILIITNPRSDITDEEAQAIKDWVKEGGGLFISGDWYRYVYYISFNKITEEFGIKFNDDELMDDEQNTGRPYFPLVGEFNLEHPAMKFLNDSSQLYYNGDTLDISGNAVWLIRGYESAYAEDEDGNIVKSKGSTPIVAAAVEIGSGKIVAYGSSKALSDDYYGRYIDTNWPFIKGALLWLVEES; encoded by the coding sequence ATGGGGAAGCGAGCATTGTTTTTAGTTGCCATTTTATTTTTAAGTCTTCTACCAGTAGTTCCAGTCAATGCTGCAACTCCATATGTCCCTATACATGATATTCAGTATACAACTGACCCAAGTGGAGATTCTCCTTATAAGTCCCAAACGATTATTACAAGAGGTGTTGTAACAGGAGTTGGAAGCAAAGGCTTCTTTATCCAAAACGGGAGTGGACCATGGAGTGGTATTTATATATACCTTGGCTCCTCCCCCAGTGTGAACCTTGGAGACCTAGTAGAAGTGAAAGGATACGTAAAAGAATACTACGGCCTAACTGAAATTTCCGTAAATACTAATTATGGAGATTATGTCAACAAAATCGGGACTGCTTCTATTCCAGACCCCGTCATTCTCCAGACGGGAGAAGTTTCTCAAGAACAATGGGAAAGTGTTTTAATTAAAGTTGAAAATGTGGAAGTTACAGACCCCAGTCTTGGATATGGAGAATGGGAAGTCAACGATGGTAGTGGAGCTCTCAGAATTGATGACCTCATGTATCAGTATAACCCGACGATGGGCCAGAAGCTTGAGTACATAATTGGAGTGTTATATTATTCTTATGGCAACTTTAAACTTGAACCAAGAAGTGCTACTGATATAAAAGAATATGTACCTCTGATAAAAGTTTACTCCCTTGAAACCCCAACCTACGTAATAAAAGGAGAGAGTGTAACAATAAAAGCAGTTCTAAAAAACGACGGAGGCTTTGATGAGAACATAACATTCAGACTTTCAATAGACGCTTCCATAGTCCTTAATGAGACTATAAAAATCACAAAAAATGGTCAAGAAATCATCATGTATAACTGGACTCCCGAAAGGTTTGGATCACATATAATAAAAGCCGAAATAGTTGGTTATGATACCAAATATGCAATTGTGAAGGTAGTAGAAAATCCAAAAACTATAATGGACCGCCTTACAACGTTCTATGACACTAGATACGCGCTATACTACAAACCCACATTTGATAAAAAGTATGCTCAATATTTGGAGATTCTCTCAGAGCTGAAAGGATATGGAGTAAATCTTGGACCAATTGAAGACAAAATAGAAGCCATTAGTACCAATGTAGAGACCATTGAGAAGCATTATTTAGAATATCTTGAACTCAAGTCAACATACTTTAGACCCCCATATTCACTTCCGCTTTTAGTACACATAAGAAGTGCTGTTCTTCTTACAAAAGAGACTTCAGAAATGGTAGATGAAATACTACCTTTCCTAAATACTACTCTAAATGAAGTGAGAGAACTACCTGAAAATCAAACACATATAACAATTAAAGTAGTTAGAGTCCTCGTTGACTCGAGCCACGGACAGTACTATAATGACCAAAGACTTCAAACACTAATAACCAAAATGGAAACCGAGCTGGGATGGTTAGTAGATGTAAATCATGAACCAATAACACCTGAAATTCTTTCCAAATATAATATCCTCATTATCACAAACCCAAGATCTGACATTACAGACGAAGAAGCTCAAGCAATAAAAGATTGGGTTAAGGAAGGAGGAGGATTATTCATAAGTGGCGATTGGTACAGATACGTCTATTACATAAGCTTCAACAAAATCACAGAGGAATTCGGAATTAAGTTTAATGATGATGAGCTCATGGATGATGAACAAAACACAGGTAGACCATACTTCCCCTTAGTGGGAGAATTCAACCTTGAACATCCAGCAATGAAATTCCTCAATGATAGCTCTCAACTCTATTACAACGGAGACACCTTAGACATAAGCGGAAACGCTGTATGGCTCATCAGAGGATATGAAAGTGCCTATGCTGAAGATGAAGATGGAAATATTGTCAAATCAAAAGGCTCAACCCCAATTGTTGCAGCCGCAGTGGAAATTGGAAGTGGAAAAATAGTGGCTTATGGATCAAGTAAAGCACTTAGCGACGATTACTATGGAAGATACATAGATACCAACTGGCCATTCATCAAAGGTGCTCTCTTGTGGCTAGTAGAAGAAAGTTAA
- a CDS encoding cob(I)yrinic acid a,c-diamide adenosyltransferase, with protein MPITTKMGDKGTTGLFTGENVAKFSPIIEANGSIDELSSFLGEAKHYVDGELRMLLEELQIELYSLMADIGSKGEYKKIGEKDIARLEELIKKFESEVKLKGFVIPGSTIGSAKLDICRTISRRAERKVAKLVLEYGIGHAVMKYLNRLSDLLFIMARYIEWKEGKIKYVK; from the coding sequence ATGCCAATAACAACTAAAATGGGAGATAAAGGAACTACTGGCCTTTTTACTGGAGAAAATGTAGCTAAGTTCTCACCTATAATTGAGGCTAATGGGAGTATAGATGAGCTAAGTTCATTCTTAGGGGAAGCAAAGCATTACGTGGATGGAGAGCTTAGAATGCTCTTAGAAGAACTTCAGATTGAACTTTATTCACTCATGGCAGATATTGGAAGTAAAGGAGAATACAAAAAAATTGGGGAAAAAGATATTGCTCGTTTGGAAGAACTTATTAAGAAATTCGAAAGTGAAGTCAAGCTCAAGGGGTTTGTAATACCGGGTAGCACAATTGGAAGTGCAAAGCTCGATATCTGCAGAACAATCTCAAGAAGGGCAGAGAGAAAAGTGGCAAAGCTTGTGTTAGAGTATGGAATAGGCCATGCTGTGATGAAATACTTAAATCGGTTGAGTGACTTGCTGTTTATAATGGCTAGGTACATAGAGTGGAAAGAAGGAAAAATAAAATATGTGAAGTGA
- a CDS encoding amino acid racemase — protein sequence MERVIGILGGMGPLATVELFRRIVLKTPAKKDQDHPRIIIYNNSKIPDRTAYILGKGENPLPELIESAKKLEAWGADFIIMPCNTAHYFAEEIQKAINIPFIDMVEETAEYIKNLGLKKVGILATDGTIKGMVYHRALLSRGIKIAVPNEKDQKSLMDAIYDGIKAGNIEWGRSEMLKVAKKLEKRVDGLIAGCTEVSVGLRQEDFKIPLIDPMDVIAEKAVKLALDL from the coding sequence ATGGAAAGAGTTATTGGTATATTGGGAGGTATGGGTCCACTTGCAACAGTTGAACTCTTTAGACGGATAGTTCTGAAAACTCCTGCAAAAAAAGATCAAGACCATCCAAGGATAATAATTTATAATAATTCAAAAATTCCTGATAGGACTGCTTATATCTTGGGTAAAGGGGAGAATCCCCTTCCAGAGCTTATAGAAAGTGCTAAAAAACTCGAGGCTTGGGGAGCAGATTTTATTATAATGCCTTGCAATACGGCCCATTATTTTGCCGAAGAAATTCAAAAGGCTATTAATATTCCTTTCATAGACATGGTAGAGGAAACAGCCGAATATATAAAAAATCTAGGACTCAAAAAGGTTGGCATCTTGGCAACAGATGGTACGATAAAGGGAATGGTTTACCATCGGGCCCTTTTAAGTAGAGGTATTAAAATCGCGGTACCTAATGAAAAAGACCAAAAATCCCTAATGGATGCTATTTATGACGGTATAAAAGCGGGAAACATTGAATGGGGAAGGAGTGAGATGCTCAAAGTAGCTAAAAAACTTGAAAAAAGAGTTGATGGTCTAATAGCGGGATGTACTGAAGTGAGTGTAGGCCTGAGGCAGGAAGATTTTAAGATTCCTCTTATAGACCCCATGGATGTTATAGCTGAAAAAGCTGTGAAACTTGCTTTAGACCTATAA
- the corA gene encoding magnesium/cobalt transporter CorA: MNESSKITVFAYSKDQFEEKRVKKVEEALNYKEYSVVWINIDGIEHLEELKRIFGFHDVAIKAILRAKSRARVAILKDHLFILLHQVYELKGGLKKERTAIFLKDNFVITLQERSGDVFNSIRESIRHGEGIFRERGADYLTFALLDAIVENYVPILENISTQMEVVENKVLKNGDKDTLRKIHGIRRRILFARRTIFPLLEVFRRLRLEGKEFFTEETQGYLEELYNHVMEVLDIIENQREMASGLVEIYYSTLSMKTNDIIRILTVVSTIFIPLTFITGIYGMNFNSKISPYNMPELNWYYGYPITLLMMLAIALGMLYYFKRKEWL; encoded by the coding sequence ATGAATGAATCTTCCAAAATCACTGTATTTGCATACTCAAAAGACCAATTTGAAGAAAAAAGGGTCAAAAAGGTTGAAGAGGCCTTAAACTACAAAGAGTATAGTGTAGTATGGATAAACATTGATGGCATCGAGCATTTAGAAGAGCTAAAGAGAATTTTTGGATTCCATGACGTGGCAATTAAAGCCATACTCAGAGCAAAAAGCCGTGCAAGAGTTGCGATCTTAAAGGATCACCTTTTTATCCTCCTCCATCAGGTCTATGAATTAAAAGGTGGGTTGAAAAAAGAAAGAACTGCAATTTTTCTCAAAGACAATTTTGTAATTACTCTGCAAGAGCGCTCTGGTGATGTGTTTAATTCGATAAGAGAAAGCATACGACATGGTGAAGGTATTTTTAGAGAGCGTGGTGCAGATTACCTAACCTTTGCCCTCCTCGATGCAATAGTCGAAAACTATGTGCCTATATTAGAAAACATCAGCACCCAAATGGAAGTAGTAGAGAACAAAGTGCTAAAAAACGGAGATAAAGATACTCTTCGGAAGATACACGGAATCCGAAGGCGGATTTTATTTGCAAGACGCACTATATTTCCCCTTCTAGAAGTTTTTAGAAGACTGCGACTCGAGGGGAAAGAGTTTTTCACCGAGGAAACACAAGGCTATTTAGAAGAACTTTACAACCATGTTATGGAAGTCCTTGATATTATTGAGAACCAACGAGAAATGGCCAGCGGCTTGGTGGAAATATATTACTCTACCCTCTCCATGAAAACTAATGACATTATAAGAATACTAACGGTTGTTTCCACGATTTTCATTCCTTTGACATTCATAACAGGTATATACGGAATGAACTTTAATTCAAAAATCTCTCCATACAATATGCCTGAGCTCAACTGGTACTATGGCTATCCCATTACACTTTTGATGATGCTTGCAATAGCCCTTGGGATGTTATACTACTTCAAAAGAAAAGAATGGTTATAG
- a CDS encoding ribonuclease H-like domain-containing protein gives MGTALMEWEYYLAEGLKKRFLERYEGKSLDEVFSGEEVGNCYLIEKKERIKIRFPETERAKWNLLSCLSLIPGIGPNREKKLKERGYSTLRDLVNHPRFKDDASRILKCLEERRIYEILEHMGRRFKKSHPLILQCAALHNLEKFLVLDIETLGLFNAPIILIGTGEFRQDELIIRQYFARNLEEEQAIILKFLELFRDKEALLTFNGRRFDVPFIQERLRYYGIEESLEIPNYDVFLFSRSLIRGVPNYRLQTLERYLLGFKRGEDVPSALIPDFYHYYLNTGNVALVIPIIKHNALDIVTTVKLFGMLLEMIKD, from the coding sequence TTGGGAACTGCATTGATGGAATGGGAATATTATTTGGCAGAGGGCCTTAAAAAGAGATTCTTAGAGAGGTATGAAGGGAAAAGCTTAGATGAAGTATTCTCAGGGGAGGAAGTTGGGAACTGCTATTTAATAGAAAAGAAGGAAAGGATCAAAATAAGGTTCCCAGAGACTGAAAGAGCGAAGTGGAATCTTTTATCTTGTCTCTCTCTAATCCCCGGAATTGGGCCGAATAGAGAGAAGAAGCTTAAGGAAAGAGGATATTCTACTTTGAGAGATCTTGTAAATCACCCAAGGTTTAAAGACGATGCCTCAAGGATTTTAAAATGCTTAGAGGAGCGTAGAATTTATGAGATCTTAGAACACATGGGAAGGAGATTTAAGAAGTCTCACCCTCTCATCCTCCAGTGTGCTGCTCTTCATAATTTAGAAAAGTTTTTGGTGCTTGATATAGAGACTCTAGGGCTTTTTAATGCTCCAATAATTCTCATAGGAACGGGAGAGTTTAGACAAGATGAACTCATTATAAGACAGTATTTTGCGAGAAATCTAGAAGAGGAGCAGGCGATAATTTTGAAGTTCCTTGAACTTTTTAGGGATAAGGAAGCTTTACTGACATTTAATGGAAGACGTTTTGATGTCCCCTTCATTCAGGAGAGATTGAGGTATTATGGAATTGAAGAGAGTCTTGAAATTCCAAACTATGATGTCTTTCTCTTTTCTAGAAGCCTGATTAGAGGAGTTCCCAATTATAGGCTGCAGACCCTTGAAAGATATTTACTCGGATTTAAAAGAGGAGAAGACGTCCCAAGTGCTTTGATACCTGATTTTTACCATTATTATTTAAATACGGGGAACGTTGCCTTGGTAATCCCAATAATAAAGCACAATGCACTGGATATAGTGACAACGGTAAAGCTCTTTGGGATGCTTCTTGAGATGATTAAAGATTAG